The following coding sequences are from one Arthrobacter sp. 24S4-2 window:
- a CDS encoding NHL domain-containing thioredoxin family protein, producing MSETVRTHHRVRASELVGRNWLNTGGKSLDLEALRGKIVLLDFWTFCCINCLHVLDELRPLEEKYSDVLVTVGVHSPKFEHEADPVALGAAVERYEIHHPVLDDPELETWKAYTARAWPTLVVIDPEGYIVAHLSGEGHADGLSVLIPELIAQHEAKGTLHRGHGPYVAPEPTSGTLRFPGKALFLPAGRGTRSNGASDGGTSDGGTPDAGSWLVTDTGHHRLVELDTDFHTVLRTYGSGTKGYADGAGADVDSVRPTAQFNEPQGLVLLPEDVAAKTGYDVVIADSVNHRLRGLSLAHGTVTTLVGSGVQRLLETGPARVDEDAAGFTGRLSDHPLDVALSSPWDVVWSAKLDAVVVAMAGVHQIFSFDPISGTVSILAGNGLEGLLDGAAHEAWFAQSSGLAEDADGNIWVADSETSALRKLVIDDDGTVTVESAVGKGLFDFGFRDGPASEARLQHPLGVTVLPDGSVAIADTYNGAVRRYDPATGTVSTLARGLSEPSDVIVDHTHVAGSEPLLVVVEANKHQLVYVPIPKEAQQVDEGAVQTHRPKSPVAAGPLELTVRFTAPTGQKLDDRWGDPTQLKISSTPPELLVSGGGTSVGLLRTLELSSDIPEGVLHITARAAACDGPETEDGEIPDHAACHLYQQDWGIPVVLQPDGDTELVLDLRGMD from the coding sequence ATGAGCGAAACCGTACGCACCCACCACCGGGTCCGCGCCTCCGAACTGGTGGGCCGCAACTGGCTCAACACCGGCGGGAAGTCCCTGGACCTCGAAGCTCTGCGCGGCAAGATCGTGCTCCTGGACTTCTGGACCTTCTGCTGCATCAACTGCCTCCACGTGCTCGACGAGCTGCGCCCGCTCGAAGAGAAGTACTCCGACGTCCTGGTGACGGTGGGCGTGCACTCCCCGAAGTTCGAGCACGAGGCCGACCCCGTTGCCCTCGGCGCCGCCGTGGAGCGCTACGAGATCCACCACCCGGTCCTGGACGACCCCGAGCTGGAGACTTGGAAGGCCTACACGGCCCGCGCCTGGCCCACCCTGGTGGTCATCGACCCCGAGGGCTACATCGTGGCGCACCTTTCCGGTGAAGGCCATGCGGACGGCCTGTCGGTGCTGATCCCGGAGCTTATCGCCCAGCATGAGGCAAAGGGGACCCTGCACCGCGGCCACGGCCCGTACGTTGCGCCGGAGCCGACGTCGGGCACCTTGCGCTTCCCGGGCAAGGCCCTCTTCCTCCCGGCAGGGCGGGGCACCCGCTCCAACGGAGCTTCCGACGGCGGGACTTCCGACGGCGGGACTCCGGACGCCGGCTCCTGGCTCGTCACGGACACCGGCCACCACCGCCTGGTGGAGCTGGACACGGACTTCCACACGGTGTTGCGCACCTACGGTTCCGGGACCAAGGGCTACGCCGACGGCGCCGGTGCCGACGTCGACTCCGTCAGGCCCACCGCACAGTTCAACGAGCCGCAGGGTCTTGTCCTGCTGCCGGAAGACGTGGCAGCGAAGACGGGCTACGACGTCGTAATCGCTGACTCCGTCAACCACCGCCTGCGGGGGCTGTCCCTCGCGCACGGAACTGTCACCACTCTCGTCGGCAGCGGCGTGCAGCGCCTGCTCGAGACCGGACCCGCGCGGGTGGATGAGGACGCGGCAGGATTCACCGGACGCCTTAGCGACCATCCCCTGGACGTAGCGCTGAGCTCGCCGTGGGACGTTGTATGGTCCGCCAAGCTGGACGCCGTGGTGGTTGCCATGGCCGGTGTGCACCAGATCTTCAGCTTCGATCCGATCTCCGGAACCGTGTCCATCCTGGCCGGAAACGGACTGGAGGGCCTCCTGGACGGGGCTGCGCACGAGGCCTGGTTCGCGCAGTCCTCCGGGCTGGCCGAGGACGCCGACGGCAACATCTGGGTGGCCGATTCGGAGACCTCCGCATTGCGCAAACTGGTGATTGACGACGACGGAACGGTCACCGTCGAGTCCGCCGTCGGCAAGGGCCTCTTCGACTTCGGCTTCCGTGACGGGCCGGCGTCCGAAGCGCGGCTGCAGCACCCGCTCGGCGTGACGGTGCTGCCGGACGGCTCCGTGGCCATCGCCGACACCTACAACGGCGCCGTTCGCCGCTACGACCCCGCCACCGGAACCGTGTCCACGCTTGCGCGGGGGCTGTCCGAGCCGTCCGACGTTATTGTGGACCACACGCACGTTGCCGGCTCCGAGCCGCTGCTGGTGGTGGTGGAGGCCAACAAGCACCAGCTGGTCTACGTTCCCATCCCCAAGGAAGCACAGCAGGTGGACGAAGGTGCCGTGCAGACGCACCGGCCCAAGAGCCCCGTGGCTGCGGGCCCGCTGGAACTGACTGTCCGCTTCACCGCGCCCACCGGCCAGAAGCTCGACGACCGCTGGGGCGACCCCACGCAGCTTAAGATCTCCTCCACGCCGCCCGAACTGCTGGTGAGCGGCGGCGGAACCTCCGTGGGCCTGCTCCGGACCCTGGAGCTGTCCTCCGACATTCCCGAGGGCGTGCTGCACATTACGGCGCGCGCGGCAGCCTGTGACGGCCCCGAAACCGAGGATGGCGAGATCCCGGACCACGCGGCCTGCCACCTGTACCAGCAGGACTGGGGCATCCCGGTGGTGCTGCAGCCCGACGGCGACACGGAACTGGTGCTGGACCTCCGCGGCATGGACTGA
- a CDS encoding cytochrome c oxidase assembly protein — translation MPSAAKSRPTLPQPSPSQGKSGATGGAAGISRPWQLAGLAALFLGLAAALLFSGAAAAREVSDPGALIRWGLPISKAIHNVSLATVIGGLIFAVAIVPRNANGSRSRDATAPEHPAFTRALAVAAAAGAAWTLSAIAVLVLTYSDVAGQSLSGDAEFTRALVYFMTDIETGRAWLAVTIVAAVVTTALFGVRSLTGLALTLVLTLVGMVPIALIGHSSSSSDHEGAINSLALHLVGVSAWVGGIIMLAVLSGILTGTKAAGKADITESTLRRFSSLAGFAFVLVLASGVINASIRITSWHDLFGSAYGQMVLAKAVATLLLGGIGLMHRQWVIPQLSRKGAALSSRRVLWQLVLAELLIMGVTSGIAVALGRSAPPQPTTFAPDASPAFILSGYELPPELTPERWLTEWRLDWLWIAIAAFGLVAYSLGVAKVLRRGDSWSWFRSINWVIGLVVLTYITSGPPSVYGRVLFSAHMVDHMALTMVAPIFLVLGAPVTLALRALPARGDGSRGLREWLLLFVHSKVSQLVTHPLFAAANFAGSIVLFYYSDAFGYAMRDHVGHELMNLHFALTGYIFVLTMIGTDPLPRRAPYPMRLLLLLATMGFHAFFGVSIMGGTNLLAADYFGNLGRAWGPSALLDQQMGGAVAWGIGEVPTLLVAIGVAVMWSRSDARESKRTDRAADRNNDADLTAYNDMFAKLAERDAKLAERNSKLEGR, via the coding sequence GTGCCCTCCGCAGCAAAATCCCGTCCCACACTTCCGCAGCCTTCCCCGAGCCAGGGAAAGAGTGGGGCAACTGGCGGTGCTGCAGGCATTTCGCGGCCATGGCAGCTTGCCGGGCTTGCAGCACTCTTCCTGGGCCTTGCGGCCGCGCTCCTGTTCTCCGGAGCAGCTGCGGCACGGGAAGTGTCCGATCCCGGTGCCCTGATCCGCTGGGGACTCCCCATCAGCAAGGCCATTCACAACGTGTCGCTGGCCACGGTCATTGGTGGCCTCATCTTCGCTGTCGCCATCGTGCCCCGGAACGCCAACGGTTCCCGGTCCAGGGATGCGACAGCCCCCGAGCACCCGGCGTTCACTCGTGCACTGGCGGTGGCCGCGGCGGCTGGCGCCGCGTGGACCTTGTCCGCGATCGCCGTGCTGGTGCTGACCTACTCTGATGTGGCAGGCCAGTCGCTGTCGGGGGACGCGGAATTCACCCGGGCACTGGTCTACTTCATGACGGACATCGAGACTGGCCGCGCGTGGCTCGCCGTCACGATCGTGGCCGCCGTGGTAACCACGGCCCTCTTCGGTGTTCGGTCCCTGACCGGGCTGGCCCTCACCCTGGTGCTGACCCTGGTGGGAATGGTGCCCATCGCCCTTATCGGCCACTCCTCGAGCTCCAGCGACCACGAAGGCGCCATCAACTCCCTGGCCCTGCACCTGGTGGGTGTCTCGGCGTGGGTGGGCGGCATCATCATGCTGGCCGTGCTGTCCGGCATCCTGACCGGGACAAAAGCAGCCGGCAAGGCTGACATCACCGAGTCCACGCTCCGGAGGTTTTCCTCGCTGGCCGGTTTTGCCTTCGTCCTGGTGTTGGCCTCCGGTGTCATCAACGCCAGCATCCGGATCACCAGCTGGCACGACCTGTTCGGCTCCGCCTACGGGCAAATGGTGCTTGCCAAGGCCGTAGCCACGCTGCTGCTTGGCGGCATCGGCCTCATGCACCGCCAGTGGGTCATCCCGCAGCTCAGCCGCAAGGGCGCCGCGCTGTCCTCACGCCGCGTGCTGTGGCAGCTCGTCCTGGCAGAGCTGCTGATCATGGGCGTCACCTCAGGCATCGCCGTCGCCCTGGGCCGTTCAGCGCCGCCCCAGCCCACAACGTTCGCCCCCGACGCCTCCCCGGCGTTCATTCTCTCCGGCTACGAGCTGCCGCCCGAGCTGACCCCGGAACGCTGGCTCACGGAGTGGCGCCTCGACTGGCTGTGGATCGCCATCGCAGCCTTCGGCCTGGTGGCATACTCCCTGGGCGTGGCCAAGGTGCTGCGCCGCGGCGACAGCTGGTCCTGGTTCCGCAGCATCAACTGGGTGATCGGCCTGGTAGTCCTGACTTACATCACCTCCGGCCCGCCGTCGGTCTACGGCCGTGTTCTGTTCTCCGCGCACATGGTGGACCACATGGCGCTCACCATGGTGGCCCCGATCTTCCTGGTGCTTGGTGCCCCCGTAACCCTTGCGCTGCGGGCCCTGCCGGCACGCGGAGACGGGTCACGGGGTCTGCGCGAGTGGCTGCTGCTCTTCGTGCACTCCAAAGTCTCGCAGCTGGTCACGCACCCGCTCTTCGCCGCCGCCAACTTTGCCGGCTCCATCGTGCTGTTCTACTATTCCGACGCCTTCGGTTACGCCATGCGGGACCACGTGGGCCACGAACTCATGAACCTGCACTTCGCCCTGACCGGCTACATCTTCGTGCTGACCATGATCGGCACAGACCCGCTGCCCCGGCGTGCGCCCTACCCCATGCGGCTGCTGCTCCTGCTGGCCACCATGGGCTTCCACGCCTTCTTCGGCGTCTCCATCATGGGCGGGACCAACCTCCTCGCTGCTGACTACTTCGGCAACCTGGGCCGGGCCTGGGGGCCGTCAGCGCTGCTGGACCAGCAGATGGGCGGCGCAGTGGCCTGGGGCATCGGCGAAGTGCCGACCCTCCTGGTGGCGATCGGCGTCGCCGTCATGTGGTCGCGGTCCGATGCACGTGAGTCCAAAAGGACCGACCGTGCGGCCGACAGGAATAACGACGCCGATCTCACTGCTTACAACGATATGTTTGCCAAATTGGCTGAACGCGACGCCAAGCTGGCTGAACGCAACTCAAAGCTGGAAGGACGCTGA
- a CDS encoding HU family DNA-binding protein — MAKNRSELVSEVAGKAGTSQAAVNSVLDALFEVFETSVAAGEKITIPGWLAVERTDRAARTGRNPQTGETIQIAAGHSVKLTAGSKLKAAVSKK; from the coding sequence ATGGCTAAGAACCGTAGTGAACTTGTTTCCGAGGTAGCAGGCAAGGCCGGCACCAGCCAGGCAGCCGTCAACTCCGTGCTGGATGCACTGTTCGAGGTTTTCGAGACCTCTGTCGCCGCGGGCGAGAAGATCACCATCCCGGGCTGGCTCGCTGTTGAGCGTACCGACCGTGCAGCCCGTACCGGCCGCAACCCGCAGACCGGCGAGACCATCCAGATCGCCGCTGGCCACAGCGTCAAGCTGACCGCCGGCTCCAAGCTGAAGGCTGCTGTCTCCAAGAAGTAG
- a CDS encoding glycoside hydrolase family 2 TIM barrel-domain containing protein: MSVEHTTTGHDAVAVAESALDLAAEQVAGLASLAPPQGTLPARAYLESSAPRLSLNGTWKFRLHPGIRRAPEHGWQSGGDRPDFVDLPVPSSWPMHGHGTPWYTNVQFPFAVEPPHAPDANPVGDLFFEFAAGPEYFPSALLRFDGLESAGTVWLNGTFLGTTRGSRLAHEFDVTGVLVPGRNVVAVQVAQFSAASYVEDQDMWWLPGIFRDVTLQARPAERIDDVFVHADFDHHTGEGILRVEVSRAGEPIAAVVRVPELGLELPAGAEQRLPGIDPWSAELPRLYGASVSTPGETVAVQLGFRTVSIEDAQFKVNGRRILLRGVNRHEHHPRLGRVVPREVMESELRLMKQHNINAIRTSHYPPHPDFLALADQLGFYVVLECDLETHGFEEGGWLQNPSADPQWQPTLVDRMSRTVERDKNHASVIMWSLGNEAGTGENLAAMSRWTKLRDPSRPIHYEGDWSSAYVDVYSRMYASQAETELIGQGVEPPLDDAGLDSRRREMPFVLCEYVHAMGNGPGGMTEYQELFERYPRLMGGFVWEWLEHGIVRTGEDGKEYFVYGGDFGEEVHDGNFVTDGLVDAHRNPRPGLLDFKKVIEPLSIEVSGDGTGFSLTNRFDFADTSGLEFRYTVEADGVTVDGGRVDVAPVAPHESADVRLPAGLLERSVQAPVVLTVSAVLREDAAWAGAGHELAWGQAFANASAVPAVVAAARVEVEDDVLRLGPAVFDRATGVLARLGETPVEGLRLMLWRAPTDNDLGAEWGSPDPRPAAKQWLDAGLNRMHARLVGIAARPSADGGEELVVRTRVAPAGKQFGVLAEYTWSSDGTGVSLRTRVKPDGSWTNAGWPVTWARIGFEMIMGTSTRSVEWFGQGPHHSYPDTGQGTKLGWYELPLQDMDVDYVRPQESGARSGVYSAALKLDAGRLAISGAPFALTVRPYSQEVLAAATHQPELVPDGRTYVYIDHVLHGVGTAACGPGVLDGYRLEPREADFTVAFDVTQST, encoded by the coding sequence ATGTCAGTTGAGCACACGACCACCGGACACGACGCCGTCGCCGTAGCGGAATCCGCCCTTGACCTGGCCGCTGAGCAGGTTGCCGGGCTCGCGTCCCTGGCACCGCCGCAGGGCACGCTGCCGGCGCGTGCCTACCTCGAAAGCAGCGCACCCCGGCTATCCCTAAACGGCACGTGGAAGTTTAGGCTTCACCCCGGGATCCGTCGGGCACCGGAGCACGGCTGGCAATCGGGCGGGGACCGTCCGGACTTCGTCGATCTCCCAGTGCCGTCCAGCTGGCCGATGCACGGCCACGGGACACCCTGGTACACAAACGTTCAATTCCCCTTCGCTGTGGAACCGCCGCACGCGCCGGACGCCAACCCTGTCGGCGACCTCTTCTTCGAGTTTGCCGCGGGCCCGGAGTATTTCCCGTCCGCGTTACTCCGTTTTGACGGCCTCGAATCTGCCGGCACGGTGTGGCTAAACGGCACGTTCCTGGGCACCACGCGCGGCAGCCGGCTCGCGCACGAATTCGATGTCACCGGGGTGCTGGTACCGGGCAGGAACGTCGTCGCTGTTCAAGTCGCCCAGTTCTCGGCCGCCAGCTACGTGGAGGACCAGGACATGTGGTGGCTGCCAGGTATCTTCAGGGACGTCACGCTGCAGGCGCGCCCGGCGGAGCGGATTGACGACGTCTTTGTCCATGCGGACTTCGACCACCACACGGGGGAGGGGATCCTGCGCGTCGAGGTGAGCCGGGCAGGCGAGCCGATTGCCGCCGTCGTGCGCGTCCCGGAACTGGGACTGGAGCTGCCGGCCGGGGCGGAGCAACGGCTCCCGGGCATCGACCCGTGGTCGGCGGAACTGCCTCGGTTGTACGGGGCGAGCGTCAGCACGCCGGGGGAGACGGTCGCCGTGCAGCTCGGCTTCCGCACCGTCAGCATCGAAGATGCCCAGTTCAAGGTCAACGGGCGCCGGATCCTGCTCCGCGGTGTGAACCGCCACGAACACCATCCCAGGCTGGGCCGCGTGGTGCCGAGGGAGGTCATGGAGAGCGAGCTGCGGCTCATGAAACAGCACAACATCAACGCCATCCGGACGTCGCACTATCCGCCCCACCCGGATTTCCTGGCGCTGGCGGACCAGCTGGGCTTCTACGTTGTCCTCGAGTGCGATCTGGAAACCCACGGTTTCGAAGAAGGCGGCTGGCTGCAGAACCCCAGCGCCGATCCGCAGTGGCAGCCCACTCTTGTGGACCGGATGTCCAGGACGGTGGAACGCGACAAGAACCACGCCTCGGTCATCATGTGGTCACTGGGCAACGAGGCGGGGACGGGGGAGAACCTTGCGGCGATGTCCCGCTGGACCAAGCTCCGTGACCCGTCCAGGCCTATCCACTACGAGGGCGACTGGAGCTCGGCGTACGTCGATGTCTACTCCCGGATGTACGCCAGCCAGGCGGAGACCGAGCTGATCGGCCAGGGCGTGGAGCCTCCCTTGGATGATGCGGGCCTCGACTCACGGCGGCGGGAAATGCCGTTCGTCCTGTGCGAATACGTCCATGCCATGGGCAACGGCCCGGGCGGCATGACCGAATACCAGGAGCTCTTCGAGCGCTACCCCCGGCTGATGGGCGGCTTTGTGTGGGAGTGGCTCGAGCACGGCATTGTCCGCACCGGCGAGGACGGGAAAGAATACTTCGTCTACGGCGGCGATTTCGGCGAGGAAGTCCACGACGGCAACTTCGTCACCGACGGACTTGTTGACGCCCACCGGAACCCTCGCCCGGGCCTTTTGGATTTCAAGAAAGTGATCGAGCCGCTGTCCATCGAGGTATCAGGGGATGGAACCGGGTTCTCGCTCACCAACCGTTTCGATTTTGCTGACACTTCGGGGCTGGAGTTCCGGTACACGGTGGAGGCCGACGGCGTGACGGTCGACGGCGGCCGGGTTGACGTTGCGCCCGTCGCGCCGCATGAATCCGCCGACGTCCGGCTGCCGGCTGGCCTGCTGGAACGATCTGTCCAGGCCCCCGTGGTGCTCACGGTCAGTGCCGTACTTCGGGAGGACGCGGCGTGGGCAGGTGCAGGGCATGAACTTGCTTGGGGCCAGGCGTTCGCCAATGCGTCAGCGGTCCCCGCGGTGGTGGCCGCCGCCAGGGTAGAGGTGGAAGATGATGTTCTTCGCCTGGGGCCAGCGGTCTTCGACCGTGCCACAGGTGTACTTGCGCGGTTGGGCGAAACCCCCGTTGAAGGGCTCAGGCTCATGCTGTGGCGCGCCCCCACGGACAACGATCTCGGAGCGGAATGGGGGAGCCCGGATCCTCGTCCCGCGGCGAAGCAGTGGTTGGACGCGGGCCTCAACCGGATGCACGCGCGGCTGGTCGGCATCGCTGCCCGCCCCTCGGCAGACGGCGGAGAGGAACTCGTGGTGCGGACACGGGTAGCCCCTGCCGGGAAACAGTTCGGGGTCCTTGCCGAGTACACGTGGTCCAGCGATGGAACCGGCGTCAGCCTGCGGACCAGGGTCAAACCCGACGGGTCGTGGACCAACGCCGGGTGGCCGGTGACCTGGGCTCGAATCGGGTTTGAAATGATCATGGGCACGTCCACCCGATCCGTGGAGTGGTTTGGCCAGGGACCGCACCACAGCTACCCGGATACAGGCCAGGGCACCAAGCTGGGCTGGTACGAACTGCCGTTGCAGGACATGGACGTGGATTATGTCCGGCCCCAGGAATCGGGCGCCCGTTCCGGCGTGTACTCGGCAGCTTTGAAGCTCGACGCCGGCCGGCTCGCCATAAGCGGTGCACCGTTTGCACTTACCGTGCGCCCCTACAGCCAGGAAGTCCTGGCCGCCGCCACACATCAGCCGGAGCTGGTCCCGGATGGCCGCACATACGTCTACATCGACCACGTGCTCCATGGCGTCGGCACTGCGGCCTGCGGCCCGGGGGTCCTGGACGGCTATCGCCTGGAGCCGCGTGAGGCCGATTTCACGGTTGCATTCGATGTGACTCAGTCCACATAA
- a CDS encoding LacI family DNA-binding transcriptional regulator, whose protein sequence is MSPTSSGRPAKPATILDVAAAAGVSRQTVTRAMNGMPGIKETTRERVQELARELGYTPSRFAKGLVQGSRTSVGLAIPDLTNPYFPAFASSVVELATQRGWHVVVDDYGHGGRTGLDAVDHLAPQVDAIIGYLGGYADQAQAALGRRPLIVLDETPGGAAGSINFDYAHAARLAVDHLWNANRRNIAYLDASDYRRRAPGPAPENPVRQGSADERDPAPSPDGVRGSITVRGRAVAGRLDQTGASWSLFAAEETADAARAAATALLQERPGTDGILVFNDLMAAGVLKAVADAGLRVPEDCAVVGMDGIPLGELLTPELSTLALDLREVGRAAVELLDGLLTGAVAPGSKDARLTLQHQLILRSSA, encoded by the coding sequence ATGAGCCCCACATCCTCCGGACGCCCGGCCAAGCCGGCAACAATCCTCGACGTAGCGGCCGCCGCAGGGGTCTCACGCCAAACAGTCACACGCGCCATGAACGGCATGCCAGGGATCAAGGAAACCACCAGGGAACGCGTGCAGGAGCTTGCACGGGAACTTGGATACACACCAAGTCGCTTCGCAAAGGGCCTCGTCCAGGGATCGAGGACTTCGGTAGGGCTTGCTATCCCCGATCTCACAAACCCTTATTTCCCAGCATTTGCTTCGAGCGTGGTGGAACTGGCCACGCAGCGGGGTTGGCATGTCGTTGTTGACGACTATGGCCACGGCGGCCGGACGGGGCTCGATGCGGTGGACCATCTGGCGCCCCAAGTTGACGCCATTATCGGATACCTGGGCGGGTACGCCGATCAGGCCCAAGCCGCGCTGGGCCGGCGGCCGCTGATAGTCCTGGACGAGACTCCGGGAGGTGCGGCAGGCAGCATCAACTTTGACTACGCCCACGCGGCGAGGCTGGCCGTGGATCATCTGTGGAACGCGAACCGGCGCAACATCGCCTATCTGGACGCCAGCGACTACCGTCGAAGGGCGCCCGGGCCGGCACCGGAAAACCCAGTCCGGCAGGGGAGTGCCGACGAGCGGGACCCCGCCCCATCGCCGGATGGCGTCAGAGGGTCGATCACGGTCCGCGGCCGGGCCGTAGCCGGGCGACTGGACCAGACCGGGGCATCGTGGTCACTGTTCGCAGCAGAGGAAACGGCCGACGCAGCGAGGGCGGCTGCGACTGCCTTGCTGCAGGAGCGGCCCGGGACCGATGGGATCCTGGTCTTCAATGACCTAATGGCTGCCGGCGTTCTCAAGGCTGTAGCTGATGCAGGGCTCCGGGTCCCCGAAGACTGCGCGGTCGTTGGCATGGATGGCATCCCGTTGGGCGAACTCCTGACACCTGAGCTCAGTACTCTGGCGCTGGACCTGCGGGAGGTTGGCCGGGCCGCCGTCGAACTCCTTGACGGTCTCCTAACGGGGGCCGTCGCGCCCGGCTCGAAGGATGCCCGGCTGACGCTGCAGCATCAACTGATCCTCCGAAGCTCGGCCTGA
- the rpsN gene encoding 30S ribosomal protein S14: MAKKSMIAKNEQRKVIVERYAAKRLELKKALVDPASTDEAREAARLGLQKLPRNASPVRLRNRDIIDGRPRGTFQKFGISRVRFRDMAHRGELPGITKSSW, translated from the coding sequence ATGGCTAAGAAGTCAATGATCGCTAAGAACGAACAGCGTAAAGTCATCGTCGAGCGTTATGCTGCAAAGCGCCTCGAACTGAAGAAGGCCCTGGTTGACCCCGCGTCGACCGACGAGGCACGCGAAGCTGCACGCCTCGGCCTGCAGAAGCTGCCCCGCAACGCCTCACCGGTACGTCTGCGTAACCGCGACATCATCGATGGCCGCCCTCGCGGTACCTTCCAGAAGTTCGGTATCTCCCGTGTTCGCTTCCGCGACATGGCTCACCGCGGTGAGCTCCCGGGCATCACCAAGTCTTCCTGGTAA
- the rpmG gene encoding 50S ribosomal protein L33 translates to MAKDKDVRPIIKLKSTAGTGYTYVTRKNRRNDPDRMVLKKYDPRIRKHVEFREER, encoded by the coding sequence ATGGCTAAGGATAAGGACGTACGTCCGATCATCAAGCTCAAGTCGACCGCGGGCACGGGTTACACCTACGTGACGCGCAAGAACCGTCGTAACGACCCGGACCGTATGGTTCTGAAGAAGTACGACCCCCGCATCCGCAAGCACGTCGAATTCCGAGAGGAGCGCTAA
- the rpmB gene encoding 50S ribosomal protein L28 translates to MAAHCQVTGAEPGFGHSISHSHRRNKRRFDPNIQKKRYWVPSLRRNVTLQVSARGIKTIDVRGIDVVVAAILARGVKL, encoded by the coding sequence ATGGCAGCACACTGCCAGGTGACCGGAGCCGAGCCGGGCTTTGGACACAGCATTTCGCACTCGCACCGACGCAACAAGCGTCGGTTCGACCCGAACATCCAGAAGAAGCGCTACTGGGTTCCGTCCCTGCGCCGTAACGTCACCCTGCAGGTCTCTGCACGTGGCATCAAGACCATCGACGTGCGTGGCATCGACGTTGTCGTAGCCGCCATCCTGGCACGAGGAGTGAAGCTCTAA
- a CDS encoding ferric reductase-like transmembrane domain-containing protein, whose amino-acid sequence MNTHLLPALAADSRGQDSSRGSFKARHRRRLLRADLLTTAAWASVAAAVALWLADGGATGFSTIAGSFTALGIVAGLAGMDLVLLMLLLAARIPLIDQTVGHDRALEFHRKLGKPSLYLLLAHGILIAIGYGMAEGLDPVSEAVSLWVLVPDMWLAFVSIALFIAVVVTSLVAVRRRFPYEFWYAVHLLTYAAVATSLPHQFSVGGLFAEGTWQRWYWLAVCIATGAALLHYRVLEPIIATFRHQLTVSRVVPVAPGVVNIEMHGLRLNELAGTGGRFFIWRFLAQGLWWHPHPFSLSAEPLQFDAAGRGLLRITVRNLGKGSAQLAGLQPGTKVALEGPYGIFSTAARSRDKVVMVGAGIGITPLRALLESTPFAPGNATVILRGRSDQELYLGQEILELARERGATLFHLTGQRSARNTDSWLPESATSAGHRLKDYAPDVADADVYVCGPAAWARNVLQDARAAGVKEDQLHYERFDW is encoded by the coding sequence ATGAACACACACCTCCTGCCGGCTCTGGCCGCCGATTCACGGGGCCAGGACTCCTCCCGGGGCAGCTTCAAAGCCAGGCACCGCCGTCGCCTCTTGCGTGCCGACCTGCTGACAACCGCAGCCTGGGCCTCCGTTGCCGCGGCCGTGGCGCTGTGGCTGGCCGACGGCGGCGCAACAGGATTCTCGACGATCGCCGGATCATTCACCGCCCTGGGCATCGTGGCGGGCCTTGCCGGCATGGACTTGGTGCTCCTGATGCTGTTGCTGGCGGCACGGATTCCGCTCATTGACCAGACAGTCGGCCACGACCGCGCCCTGGAATTCCATCGGAAACTTGGGAAACCGTCGCTCTACCTGCTGCTGGCGCACGGAATCCTCATCGCCATCGGCTACGGCATGGCCGAAGGGCTTGATCCCGTCAGCGAAGCGGTATCGCTCTGGGTGCTGGTGCCGGATATGTGGCTCGCGTTCGTCTCCATTGCGCTGTTCATCGCGGTTGTGGTGACCTCCCTCGTCGCCGTCCGGCGCCGTTTTCCGTACGAGTTCTGGTACGCGGTGCACCTGCTGACCTATGCCGCCGTCGCAACCTCGTTGCCCCACCAGTTCAGTGTGGGCGGGCTGTTCGCCGAAGGTACGTGGCAGCGCTGGTACTGGCTGGCGGTGTGCATCGCCACCGGTGCAGCACTCCTGCACTACCGCGTCCTGGAGCCGATCATTGCAACATTCCGGCACCAGCTGACAGTGAGTCGCGTGGTGCCGGTGGCACCCGGCGTCGTCAACATTGAAATGCACGGCCTCCGGCTCAACGAGCTCGCCGGAACGGGCGGCAGGTTTTTCATTTGGCGTTTCCTGGCCCAAGGGCTGTGGTGGCACCCACACCCGTTCAGCCTCTCGGCAGAACCGCTCCAATTCGACGCTGCAGGACGCGGCCTGCTCAGGATCACTGTCCGGAACCTCGGCAAGGGATCGGCTCAGCTCGCAGGGCTGCAGCCCGGAACGAAGGTCGCCCTGGAGGGTCCGTACGGAATCTTCAGCACGGCGGCCCGGAGCCGGGACAAAGTGGTGATGGTCGGGGCCGGCATTGGTATTACGCCGCTTCGGGCGCTGCTTGAGTCGACGCCGTTCGCACCAGGGAACGCCACCGTAATCCTCCGGGGCCGCAGCGATCAGGAACTCTACCTCGGCCAGGAGATCCTCGAACTAGCCCGGGAAAGGGGCGCCACCCTGTTCCACCTGACTGGCCAGCGGTCGGCCCGGAACACCGACAGCTGGCTTCCGGAAAGTGCCACCAGCGCCGGCCATCGCCTGAAGGATTACGCCCCCGATGTGGCAGATGCGGACGTGTATGTCTGCGGGCCGGCGGCGTGGGCCCGGAACGTCCTCCAGGACGCCCGCGCCGCAGGCGTCA